One stretch of Amycolatopsis sp. NBC_00345 DNA includes these proteins:
- a CDS encoding NAD(P)-dependent oxidoreductase, with product MRLAVFGATGGTGRQVVEQARGAGHEVTVLARRPEEWSTPGVDVLPGDVHDPDAVRRVVSGAGAVVSALGIGMRRHATTVYSHGTATIAGAMRAEGVRRLLVVSTSSLALPRPRQVAEWAIAKFLLHNILRAPYADMAEMERAVRDSGLQWTVVRAARLTDGRRKPYRVSCEGKLTGCWSISRADLAHYLLTSLDDPATFGRVAEIAH from the coding sequence GTGCGCCTGGCCGTGTTCGGAGCGACCGGGGGTACCGGTCGGCAGGTTGTCGAGCAGGCGCGTGGTGCCGGGCACGAGGTGACCGTATTGGCGCGTCGCCCCGAGGAGTGGAGCACTCCCGGGGTCGACGTGCTGCCCGGCGACGTGCACGACCCGGACGCGGTGCGGCGGGTGGTGTCCGGCGCCGGGGCGGTCGTCTCGGCGCTGGGCATCGGCATGCGCAGGCACGCCACCACGGTCTACTCACACGGCACCGCCACCATCGCCGGGGCCATGCGGGCCGAGGGGGTGCGCAGGCTGCTCGTGGTCTCGACCAGTTCGCTGGCGCTGCCCCGGCCCCGGCAGGTCGCCGAGTGGGCGATCGCGAAGTTCTTACTGCACAACATCTTGCGCGCGCCCTACGCCGACATGGCCGAGATGGAGCGGGCCGTCCGCGACTCCGGTCTGCAGTGGACAGTCGTGCGCGCGGCGCGGCTCACCGACGGGCGGCGCAAGCCGTACCGGGTCTCCTGTGAGGGCAAGCTCACCGGCTGCTGGTCGATCTCCCGCGCCGATCTCGCCCACTACCTGCTCACCAGTCTCGACGATCCGGCCACCTTCGGGCGGGTCGCCGAGATCGCGCACTGA
- a CDS encoding nuclear transport factor 2 family protein: MSTEKKIQELVDNWAAAEVAGDADALAALAVDDFTVVGPVGFVLPKDQWLDRYRSGSLKTSKLSVEDLLVREYGDTVVAIGKHTQEMAYQGHPSQGEFRITHIAGRRGDDWLLVGQHLSQIRDPRAQQG, encoded by the coding sequence ATGAGCACCGAGAAGAAGATCCAGGAACTGGTGGACAACTGGGCGGCGGCCGAAGTGGCGGGAGACGCCGACGCGCTCGCGGCGCTGGCCGTGGACGACTTCACCGTCGTGGGCCCGGTCGGGTTCGTGCTGCCCAAGGACCAGTGGCTCGACCGCTACCGCAGCGGGTCGCTCAAGACGAGCAAGCTGTCCGTCGAGGACCTGTTGGTCCGGGAATACGGCGACACCGTCGTGGCGATCGGCAAGCACACCCAGGAGATGGCCTACCAGGGCCACCCCTCGCAGGGCGAGTTCCGGATCACCCACATCGCCGGGCGGCGCGGTGACGACTGGCTGCTGGTCGGCCAGCACCTGAGCCAGATCCGCGACCCGCGCGCGCAGCAGGGCTGA
- a CDS encoding MarR family winged helix-turn-helix transcriptional regulator — MHFLANPPLGLVLSQSAKAVGRAMEEAMADAGGSLPVWQVLITLKTQPVANQRELAAAVGIQDATLTHHLNAMENDGLLVRRRDPANRRVHLVELTAGGESLFHTLRGVAVAFDQRLRSGLDETETTALISLLTKLRENVAP, encoded by the coding sequence GTGCACTTCCTCGCGAACCCCCCGCTGGGCCTGGTCCTGTCCCAGAGCGCCAAAGCCGTCGGCCGCGCCATGGAGGAGGCGATGGCGGACGCCGGTGGCAGCCTGCCGGTGTGGCAGGTCCTGATCACCCTCAAGACCCAGCCCGTTGCCAACCAGCGGGAGCTGGCGGCGGCGGTCGGCATCCAGGACGCCACCCTCACCCATCACCTGAACGCGATGGAGAACGACGGCCTGCTGGTCCGCCGCCGCGACCCGGCCAACCGGCGCGTGCACCTGGTGGAGCTGACCGCCGGCGGGGAGTCCCTGTTCCACACCCTGCGCGGCGTCGCGGTGGCATTCGACCAGCGGCTGCGCAGTGGTCTGGACGAGACCGAGACCACCGCCCTGATCAGCTTGCTGACCAAGCTGCGCGAGAACGTGGCGCCGTAG
- a CDS encoding amidohydrolase family protein: MSTEIIDVHGHVTPPELLKRFPMPPSLGDVDGMIERKAALGIGLTIVGSPVGAGTMLPVPGLDNYAQTVEQIEGFHEWLAETVRSHPGHLRGYVYHNPFATDDSLARAQKRLAQDEFVGLIVNTSVRGRYLDAPEAEATFAMAAETGAPILLHPPAEPVGAGAFGKNVGLVEHVCRPCDVTAGVAAILAAGWLVKYPGLKLIAPNAGGALALLPEKLDLAQQRAQTEGPRFSELLARIHVDTATPSGNALSAAANVFTPEHLLFGTDSPPLATPLDRALDLLSDVDLTAEQLAGVRAGNARALFGLGTR, from the coding sequence ATGAGCACTGAAATCATTGACGTGCACGGCCACGTGACGCCGCCGGAGCTGCTCAAGCGGTTTCCGATGCCGCCGAGCCTCGGCGACGTCGACGGGATGATCGAGCGCAAGGCCGCACTGGGCATCGGGCTCACGATCGTCGGCAGCCCGGTCGGCGCCGGGACGATGCTCCCGGTGCCCGGCCTCGACAACTACGCGCAGACCGTCGAGCAGATCGAGGGTTTCCACGAGTGGCTGGCCGAGACCGTCCGGTCCCACCCCGGCCACCTGCGCGGCTACGTCTACCACAATCCTTTCGCGACGGACGATTCCCTTGCCCGGGCGCAGAAGCGGCTCGCGCAGGACGAGTTCGTCGGGCTGATCGTCAACACCAGTGTGCGCGGCCGGTACCTCGACGCGCCGGAGGCGGAGGCGACGTTCGCGATGGCGGCCGAGACCGGGGCGCCGATCCTGCTGCACCCGCCGGCCGAGCCCGTCGGCGCCGGGGCGTTCGGGAAGAACGTGGGGCTGGTCGAGCACGTGTGCCGGCCGTGCGACGTGACCGCCGGGGTCGCGGCGATCCTGGCGGCCGGGTGGCTGGTGAAGTACCCCGGCCTCAAGCTGATCGCGCCCAACGCGGGCGGGGCGCTGGCCCTGCTGCCGGAGAAGCTGGACCTCGCGCAGCAGCGCGCCCAGACCGAGGGACCCCGGTTCAGCGAGCTGCTCGCCCGGATCCACGTCGACACCGCGACCCCCAGCGGTAACGCGCTTTCCGCCGCCGCCAACGTCTTCACGCCCGAGCACCTGCTGTTCGGCACCGACTCCCCGCCGCTGGCGACGCCGCTGGACCGGGCGCTCGACCTTCTGTCCGATGTGGACCTGACGGCCGAGCAGCTGGCCGGGGTCCGGGCGGGCAACGCGCGCGCCCTGTTCGGGCTGGGGACGCGGTGA
- a CDS encoding SDR family NAD(P)-dependent oxidoreductase — translation MSSRALVVGGYGGLGTVICEQLADQGARIAVAGRSPDKAGELAARLREQGADAVAVELDIADSAGITAAVGETVAALSGVDILVNCASRLATMPAERFDEQEFRAIVDANLTGAFLLSRAVGAHMIESGTRGTVLHLSSVRGALGTRRGFTAYGASKAGLNFLVRQLATEWGQHGITVNAVAPGFVRTEFVEAAAQDPGFLAGVRSRIPLGRFAEPAEVASAVLYLISPLARFVTGQVLYVDGGVTASQ, via the coding sequence GTGAGCAGCCGGGCGCTGGTCGTCGGCGGGTACGGCGGGCTGGGCACGGTGATCTGCGAGCAGCTCGCCGATCAGGGCGCCCGGATCGCCGTCGCGGGGCGGTCGCCGGACAAGGCCGGGGAACTCGCGGCGCGGCTGCGGGAGCAGGGCGCCGACGCGGTCGCGGTCGAGCTGGACATCGCCGACAGCGCCGGCATCACCGCGGCCGTCGGCGAGACCGTCGCCGCACTGTCCGGTGTGGACATCCTGGTCAACTGTGCGAGCAGGCTGGCCACCATGCCCGCCGAGCGGTTCGACGAGCAGGAGTTCCGGGCCATCGTGGACGCCAACCTGACCGGCGCCTTCCTGCTCTCCCGCGCGGTCGGCGCGCACATGATCGAGTCCGGGACCCGGGGGACCGTGCTCCACCTGTCCTCCGTGCGCGGCGCGCTCGGCACGCGGCGCGGGTTCACCGCCTACGGGGCCAGCAAGGCGGGGCTGAACTTCCTGGTGCGCCAGCTGGCCACCGAATGGGGGCAGCACGGGATCACGGTCAACGCCGTGGCGCCCGGGTTCGTGCGCACCGAGTTCGTCGAGGCCGCCGCCCAGGACCCGGGGTTCCTGGCGGGCGTGCGCTCGCGCATCCCGCTGGGCCGCTTCGCCGAACCGGCCGAGGTGGCCAGTGCGGTGCTGTACCTGATCTCCCCCCTGGCCCGGTTCGTCACCGGCCAGGTGCTCTACGTCGACGGCGGCGTCACCGCGAGCCAGTGA
- a CDS encoding SchA/CurD-like domain-containing protein: MGTWHALFYPLKPGSEETVKELFRASGRPAFDVSDGDGTVVGRLLGTMAFVGREMAVRVIEVDGVLPVVAAHMSRQPEVRAFEQQLEQHLAKPRDMVTPEGARAFFRDSALECVLARRHDEPLSTQV, translated from the coding sequence ATGGGAACGTGGCACGCGCTGTTCTACCCGCTCAAGCCCGGTAGCGAGGAAACGGTCAAGGAGTTGTTCCGCGCCAGCGGCCGCCCGGCGTTCGACGTGAGCGACGGTGACGGCACCGTGGTCGGCAGGCTGCTGGGCACGATGGCGTTCGTCGGCCGCGAGATGGCCGTGCGGGTCATCGAGGTCGACGGGGTGCTGCCGGTGGTGGCCGCGCACATGAGCAGGCAGCCCGAGGTGCGCGCGTTCGAGCAGCAGCTCGAGCAGCACCTGGCCAAGCCCCGCGACATGGTGACCCCCGAGGGCGCGCGGGCGTTCTTCCGCGACTCCGCGCTGGAGTGCGTGCTCGCCCGCAGGCACGACGAGCCGCTGTCCACCCAGGTCTGA
- a CDS encoding LLM class flavin-dependent oxidoreductase codes for MRIGLGLPNGIPGTAADNLLTWAVEGDRAGFSTLASLDRLVYDNHETLTTLAAAAAVTERARLMTAILIAPLHTSTALLAKQSATVDQFAHGRLTLGLAVGARPDDFQAAGAEHAGRGTRFDAQLAELRALWAGERRGFAGGVGPKPAQPGGPRLVFGGHAPSAVRRAAAEGAGWISGSGGLGMFRHGAQAFRTAWESAGRAETPTLHALCYFSLGDDAAELANSYLRNYYGFAPPYAEAVVNSTAIGADAVRQSVTDYAAAGCDELILVPCSADLDQLKLLRAALPEALTV; via the coding sequence GTGCGCATCGGACTCGGGCTGCCCAACGGGATCCCCGGCACGGCGGCCGACAACCTGCTCACCTGGGCCGTGGAGGGCGACCGCGCCGGGTTCAGCACCCTGGCCTCCCTCGACCGGCTGGTCTACGACAACCACGAGACCCTGACCACCCTCGCCGCGGCCGCCGCGGTGACCGAGCGTGCGCGGCTGATGACGGCGATCCTCATCGCGCCGCTGCACACCAGCACCGCGTTGCTGGCCAAGCAGTCCGCCACCGTCGACCAGTTCGCGCACGGCCGGCTCACCCTGGGCCTGGCCGTCGGCGCCCGCCCGGACGACTTCCAGGCCGCCGGTGCCGAACACGCGGGCCGCGGCACCCGCTTCGACGCACAGCTCGCCGAACTGCGCGCGCTCTGGGCGGGCGAACGTCGCGGGTTCGCGGGCGGCGTCGGCCCGAAACCCGCGCAGCCCGGCGGCCCACGGCTCGTCTTCGGCGGCCACGCCCCCAGCGCCGTCCGCCGCGCGGCCGCCGAGGGCGCGGGCTGGATCAGCGGCAGCGGCGGCCTCGGCATGTTCCGCCACGGCGCGCAGGCCTTCCGCACCGCGTGGGAGAGCGCCGGCCGCGCGGAAACCCCCACCCTGCACGCACTGTGTTACTTCAGCCTGGGCGACGACGCCGCCGAACTGGCCAACTCCTACCTACGGAACTACTACGGCTTCGCCCCGCCCTACGCCGAAGCGGTCGTCAACAGCACCGCCATCGGCGCGGATGCGGTCCGCCAGTCCGTGACCGATTACGCGGCGGCGGGTTGCGACGAACTGATCCTGGTCCCCTGTTCGGCCGACCTGGACCAGCTCAAGCTCCTCCGCGCCGCCCTCCCGGAGGCCCTCACCGTCTGA
- a CDS encoding response regulator transcription factor, with translation MPAEAGTGPGGAMSAGQVEARPIEVVIADDHPLYRSGVKTLLESAGTCRVVGEARTGGEAVGMTGRLRPDVVLMDVNLPDISGIEATRAIATRNPDTAVVVVTMSEDRDTFLSAMRSGARGYLLKGADSRELKRAIDVVCAGSVLFDSHVADWVVEYLTQPPASQDPFPDLTTRERAVLELVADGKGNAVIARELGLSVKTVRNYLSRIFAKLRLVDRTEAAVLARRAGLGR, from the coding sequence ATGCCGGCGGAAGCCGGCACAGGACCTGGGGGCGCGATGAGTGCAGGGCAGGTTGAAGCTCGGCCGATTGAGGTAGTGATAGCCGACGACCATCCGCTGTATCGGTCGGGAGTCAAGACACTGCTGGAGAGTGCGGGCACCTGCCGGGTCGTGGGCGAGGCCCGCACCGGCGGTGAGGCGGTGGGGATGACCGGGCGGTTACGGCCGGACGTCGTGCTGATGGACGTGAACCTGCCCGATATCAGTGGTATCGAGGCCACCCGGGCGATCGCGACCCGCAACCCGGACACCGCGGTGGTCGTGGTGACCATGTCGGAGGACCGCGACACGTTCCTGTCCGCCATGCGCTCGGGCGCCCGCGGCTACCTGCTCAAGGGGGCGGATTCGCGCGAGCTCAAGCGCGCCATCGACGTGGTGTGCGCGGGGAGTGTCCTGTTCGACTCGCACGTGGCCGACTGGGTGGTCGAGTACCTGACCCAGCCGCCGGCCTCGCAGGACCCGTTCCCGGACCTGACCACACGGGAGCGGGCGGTCTTGGAACTGGTCGCGGACGGGAAGGGAAACGCGGTGATCGCGCGGGAACTGGGGCTGTCGGTCAAGACGGTGCGCAACTACCTGTCGCGGATCTTCGCGAAACTGCGGCTGGTGGACCGGACCGAGGCGGCGGTGCTGGCGCGGCGGGCGGGGCTTGGCCGCTGA
- a CDS encoding ATP-binding protein — MDELFGRDEECDRLTEALDAVRGGVSAVVVLRGGPGAGKSALLDRLQSLAGGDFEIMRFDAVESEAELGFAALHHLLRPHLAHLPKLPDPQCEALSQVFGLHERTTPPDRFLVGLSSLGLLTGRTDDRPLLCLVDDAHWLDEESAAALAFVARRLYADSVAMVFAARDQVDRVDHLAGLPELTVAGLGTDAAGRLLKSVVPGVLDPAVRLRIVASTGGNPLALIEAARELRGDQLSGEAPLPEPVPLGRALEQLYLQEAAALPPRTRTLLLTSAADPTSDPAMLWRAGPELGYDASDAAAAEERSLLSIRETVKFRHPLIRSAIYYGAPLAERARVHAALADVAGDLGEADLRAWHLGTAATGPDDLVAAELERAAERVRDRGDWAGASTLLARAASLTPDLPTRARRLLGAAEASAVAGSPGRAQALLDEAAANRKDRRDNGLIQRVQARIHRLTGAPAAATYALATAARELGPVDIRLARDILVEALVQAQISGSLAPQGASHLSVAETVRSLPLPAGMPATAGDVVLEAETALHLDGLERAGPMLQQAIDAVQHERATAPELFQLLAAACSHATMLGDDVALHELAWRLHTEAKRRGAVIPMALALSHTAVSELIAGRLAESERLFDQRAALEEARGSQLYLGALLIAAWRGRFEEARALSEAVQEHAFRTGQGYQLVFCDYARSVVDLSQGRYHEAYLALAGQIGDTCQVNFALADMAEAAIRCGRDNEAAYVRERLSRLATRTPTPGLLGDLARVQALTVTDPSAAEEFYLQAIQYHECTRGPVRRARSHQLYGEWLRRERRIKEARYELRAAHELFDAMGAEGYAARTAQELSAAGDPVQHGARSRNAGSDLTPQEARVARLAAGGATNAEIAAQLYLSVHTVDYHLRKVFRKLEVHSRRELSGRRDRIASV; from the coding sequence GTGGACGAGCTGTTCGGGCGGGACGAGGAATGCGACCGGCTGACGGAAGCGCTCGACGCCGTTCGAGGCGGGGTGAGCGCGGTCGTAGTGTTGCGGGGTGGGCCCGGGGCCGGCAAGAGCGCGCTCCTCGACCGCCTTCAGTCCCTGGCCGGCGGTGATTTCGAGATCATGCGCTTCGACGCCGTGGAGTCCGAGGCCGAGCTCGGTTTCGCCGCCCTGCACCACCTGCTCAGACCACATCTGGCCCACCTGCCGAAGCTGCCCGATCCGCAGTGCGAGGCACTCAGCCAGGTCTTCGGGCTCCACGAGCGGACCACCCCGCCCGACCGTTTCCTCGTCGGGCTCTCCTCGCTCGGGCTGCTGACCGGGCGCACCGACGACCGGCCGCTGCTGTGCCTGGTGGACGACGCCCACTGGCTCGACGAGGAGTCCGCCGCGGCGCTCGCTTTTGTGGCCCGCCGCCTGTACGCCGACTCGGTCGCGATGGTGTTCGCCGCCCGCGACCAGGTCGACCGCGTCGATCACCTGGCCGGGCTACCCGAGCTGACCGTCGCCGGCCTCGGCACGGATGCGGCCGGCCGGCTCCTGAAATCGGTGGTTCCCGGGGTCCTGGATCCGGCGGTCCGGCTCCGGATCGTCGCCTCCACCGGTGGCAACCCGCTCGCCCTGATCGAGGCGGCCAGGGAGCTGCGCGGCGATCAGCTCAGCGGCGAGGCGCCGTTACCGGAACCCGTCCCGCTCGGACGGGCGCTGGAACAGCTCTACCTGCAGGAAGCGGCGGCGCTGCCCCCGCGGACCCGGACTTTGCTGCTGACCTCCGCGGCCGATCCCACGAGTGATCCCGCCATGCTGTGGCGGGCCGGTCCGGAACTGGGCTACGACGCGAGCGACGCGGCGGCCGCCGAAGAGCGGAGCCTCCTGTCGATCCGCGAGACGGTGAAATTCCGTCACCCGCTGATCCGGTCGGCGATCTACTACGGTGCCCCGCTGGCGGAGCGCGCGAGGGTCCACGCCGCCCTGGCCGACGTCGCCGGCGACCTCGGCGAGGCCGACCTGCGCGCCTGGCACCTGGGAACCGCGGCGACCGGACCGGACGACCTCGTGGCCGCCGAACTCGAACGCGCCGCCGAACGCGTCCGCGATCGCGGTGACTGGGCCGGCGCTTCGACCCTGCTGGCCCGAGCAGCCTCCCTGACGCCGGACCTGCCGACCCGGGCCCGTCGCCTCCTGGGTGCCGCGGAGGCCAGCGCCGTGGCCGGTTCGCCTGGGAGAGCCCAGGCCCTGCTCGACGAAGCGGCCGCCAACCGTAAGGACCGGCGCGACAACGGCCTGATCCAGCGCGTGCAAGCGCGGATCCACCGGCTGACGGGCGCTCCGGCCGCCGCGACCTACGCCCTGGCGACGGCGGCCCGGGAACTGGGCCCGGTCGACATCCGGCTGGCTCGCGACATCCTCGTGGAGGCACTCGTCCAGGCGCAGATCAGCGGTTCACTCGCGCCGCAGGGGGCTTCACACCTCAGCGTCGCCGAGACGGTTCGCTCCCTGCCGCTGCCCGCCGGAATGCCGGCCACGGCCGGCGACGTGGTGCTCGAAGCCGAGACGGCGCTGCATCTCGACGGACTGGAGCGGGCCGGCCCGATGCTGCAACAGGCCATCGACGCGGTACAGCACGAGCGGGCGACGGCGCCCGAGCTGTTCCAGCTGCTGGCCGCGGCCTGCTCGCACGCGACGATGCTCGGCGACGACGTCGCCCTGCACGAGCTGGCCTGGCGGCTGCACACGGAAGCGAAGCGTCGGGGCGCCGTCATCCCGATGGCCTTGGCGCTCAGCCACACGGCGGTGTCCGAACTGATCGCCGGACGCCTCGCGGAGTCGGAGCGCCTGTTCGACCAGCGCGCCGCATTGGAGGAGGCCCGGGGCTCGCAGCTGTACCTCGGCGCCCTGCTCATCGCCGCGTGGCGTGGCCGCTTCGAGGAGGCCCGCGCGCTGTCGGAAGCCGTTCAGGAGCACGCTTTCCGCACCGGCCAGGGATACCAGCTTGTCTTCTGTGACTACGCGCGCAGCGTGGTCGATCTGAGCCAGGGCCGGTATCACGAGGCGTACCTGGCTTTGGCGGGCCAGATCGGGGACACGTGCCAGGTCAATTTCGCCCTCGCCGACATGGCCGAGGCGGCGATCCGCTGCGGCCGGGACAACGAGGCGGCGTACGTGAGGGAACGCCTGTCCCGGCTGGCCACCAGGACACCCACCCCGGGCCTGCTCGGCGACCTCGCCCGCGTTCAGGCGCTGACCGTCACCGACCCTTCGGCGGCGGAAGAGTTCTACCTACAGGCTATTCAGTATCACGAGTGCACCCGGGGCCCGGTGCGACGAGCGCGAAGCCACCAGCTGTACGGGGAATGGCTTCGCCGGGAGCGCAGAATCAAGGAGGCCCGTTACGAACTGAGGGCCGCCCACGAACTCTTCGACGCCATGGGCGCCGAGGGATACGCCGCCAGAACAGCACAGGAATTGTCGGCAGCCGGTGATCCGGTGCAACACGGAGCGCGATCCCGGAACGCCGGCAGCGACCTGACTCCCCAGGAGGCCCGCGTCGCCCGCCTGGCCGCCGGCGGGGCCACGAACGCGGAGATCGCGGCCCAGCTCTACCTCAGCGTGCACACCGTGGATTACCACCTGCGGAAGGTTTTCCGGAAGCTCGAGGTCCATTCCCGGCGTGAGCTGTCGGGCCGGCGAGATCGGATCGCCTCGGTGTAA
- a CDS encoding alpha/beta fold hydrolase: protein MTSRIDYGAVETVPGTDITFRRTGRGRRSVLFVHGYLDGYTIWDDLITSLKTSDVEFVVLDLAGMGDRADAEGPLTLDRYADEVGQVADLLAKPTVLVGHSIGAPIVELVAAQRPGILGLVLIASIPLAGTHLPAAALEPFSRAAGDVEAMRALLLGATAGSREEGLDHMAAVAAKVRPDAVEAIAQAWNNGHPDGNAPSEYRGPVLLLPGTEDDVASIDSVKNQVAPRFAEPRYFAVENAGHYPHFEQYHVVAEQIDKFLAEILAPGSQWLVILSRPTLESFSAACTPDVTLRLSAAEEPVVGPAAVRHFFTITQTMYDSLAFVHEARDANRTYMKWEGQFQNKPVSGVTILSYNESGLIREIELYHRPYGQVLAFAAELTRRLAKP, encoded by the coding sequence ATGACCTCCCGAATCGACTACGGAGCCGTGGAGACAGTCCCCGGCACGGACATCACCTTCCGGCGGACGGGCCGGGGCCGCCGGTCCGTCCTGTTCGTCCACGGCTACCTCGACGGCTACACGATCTGGGACGACCTCATCACGTCACTCAAGACCTCGGACGTGGAGTTCGTCGTGCTGGACCTCGCCGGCATGGGCGACCGCGCCGACGCCGAAGGCCCGCTGACCCTGGACCGGTACGCCGACGAGGTCGGGCAGGTCGCCGATCTGCTGGCCAAGCCGACGGTGCTCGTGGGCCACAGCATCGGCGCCCCGATCGTCGAGCTGGTCGCGGCCCAGCGGCCGGGCATCCTGGGCCTGGTCCTGATCGCGTCGATTCCGCTGGCCGGGACCCACCTCCCGGCCGCGGCGCTCGAACCGTTCTCGCGGGCCGCGGGAGACGTCGAGGCCATGCGGGCCCTCCTGCTGGGCGCCACCGCCGGGTCCCGCGAGGAGGGGCTCGACCACATGGCGGCCGTCGCCGCCAAAGTCCGGCCCGACGCGGTCGAGGCGATCGCGCAGGCGTGGAACAACGGCCACCCCGACGGAAACGCGCCCAGCGAGTACCGGGGGCCGGTCCTGCTCCTGCCGGGCACAGAGGACGACGTCGCGTCCATCGACTCGGTCAAGAACCAGGTCGCGCCCCGGTTCGCCGAGCCCCGCTATTTCGCGGTCGAGAATGCGGGCCACTACCCCCATTTCGAGCAGTACCACGTAGTCGCGGAACAGATCGACAAGTTCCTCGCCGAGATTCTGGCCCCGGGGAGCCAGTGGCTCGTGATCCTCTCCCGCCCGACCCTGGAAAGCTTTTCGGCAGCCTGCACTCCAGACGTGACCCTGCGCCTGTCCGCGGCCGAGGAACCCGTCGTGGGCCCGGCCGCGGTGCGGCACTTCTTCACCATCACCCAGACCATGTACGACAGCCTGGCCTTCGTCCATGAGGCACGCGATGCGAACAGGACCTATATGAAGTGGGAGGGGCAATTCCAGAACAAACCGGTGAGCGGCGTGACCATCCTCTCCTACAACGAGAGCGGCCTGATCCGCGAGATCGAGCTCTACCACCGGCCGTATGGGCAGGTTCTCGCCTTCGCCGCCGAACTCACCCGGCGCCTCGCGAAACCGTGA
- a CDS encoding alpha/beta fold hydrolase, with translation MPGIGQLTAPNQSVEGANGVHYAYRRFGTPRPGAVPVVFLQHYRGNLDNWDPALIDPIAEQHEVILVDNVGVGGSTGAVPNTVQQMALDALAFVDALGLKSYDLFGFSLGGFVAQEIALVRPYQVRRIVLAGTGPQGGRDFHLWTGEVLAAARRDETSAEDLLTLFFRPTETSQAKGREFIQRIFTRQQDRDAPTDVAVRDAQHTAISAWGIPDDGRLVRLAAIEQPVLAANGDRDAMVPTENTHLLGGHLPNVRVVIYPDAGHAFLFQYPAEFAAEVNTFLGR, from the coding sequence ATGCCTGGAATCGGCCAGCTCACCGCGCCCAACCAGAGCGTCGAGGGCGCCAACGGCGTCCACTACGCGTACCGGCGCTTCGGCACCCCGCGGCCGGGCGCCGTGCCGGTGGTCTTCTTGCAGCACTACCGCGGGAACCTGGACAACTGGGACCCCGCCCTGATCGACCCGATCGCCGAACAGCACGAGGTGATCCTCGTCGACAACGTGGGTGTGGGCGGGTCGACCGGCGCCGTGCCGAACACCGTGCAGCAGATGGCGCTGGACGCGCTGGCCTTCGTCGACGCACTGGGCCTGAAGTCCTACGACCTCTTCGGCTTCTCGCTGGGCGGCTTCGTGGCCCAGGAGATCGCGCTGGTGCGGCCCTACCAGGTCCGGCGGATCGTCCTGGCGGGAACGGGTCCGCAGGGCGGCCGCGACTTCCACCTCTGGACCGGCGAGGTGCTGGCGGCCGCACGCCGCGACGAAACCAGCGCCGAAGACCTCCTCACCCTCTTCTTCCGGCCCACCGAGACCAGCCAGGCCAAGGGCAGGGAGTTCATCCAGCGCATCTTCACCCGGCAGCAGGACCGCGACGCACCGACCGACGTCGCCGTCCGGGACGCCCAGCACACCGCGATCTCCGCCTGGGGCATCCCGGACGACGGCCGGCTGGTCCGGCTCGCCGCCATCGAGCAGCCGGTCCTCGCCGCCAACGGCGACCGGGACGCCATGGTCCCCACCGAGAACACCCACCTGCTCGGCGGGCACCTGCCGAACGTCCGGGTCGTCATCTACCCCGACGCCGGCCATGCCTTCCTCTTCCAGTACCCCGCCGAATTCGCGGCCGAGGTGAACACCTTCCTCGGCCGATAG
- a CDS encoding NADPH-dependent F420 reductase, whose translation MEFKTLGTIGAGPAAQAVATHAARAGHPVLVSNSRGPDTLGDVVATIGPGASAASFDDAVAADLVLLAVPFGAVPAVGRKLPDWAGRVIVDMTNQFAEVDPYRGFTDVAPLTGSEWVAQHLPGATVIKAFNAMFATYTAAEPRHDEGAQVVFFAGDDAPSKAAFDEMVSGLGFAPIDLGGLRDGGALLQLGGALSGKHFLFQG comes from the coding sequence ATGGAGTTCAAGACACTCGGCACCATCGGGGCGGGGCCGGCCGCGCAGGCGGTCGCCACGCACGCGGCGAGGGCCGGCCACCCGGTGCTGGTCAGCAACAGCCGCGGACCGGACACTCTCGGCGACGTCGTCGCAACGATCGGGCCGGGCGCGTCGGCGGCCTCCTTCGACGACGCGGTCGCCGCCGACCTCGTACTGCTCGCCGTGCCCTTCGGCGCGGTGCCGGCGGTCGGACGGAAGCTCCCGGACTGGGCCGGGCGCGTGATCGTGGACATGACCAACCAGTTCGCCGAGGTCGATCCGTACCGCGGGTTCACGGACGTGGCGCCACTCACCGGGAGCGAGTGGGTGGCTCAGCACCTGCCGGGCGCGACGGTCATCAAAGCGTTCAACGCCATGTTCGCCACCTATACGGCCGCCGAACCGCGGCATGACGAGGGGGCCCAGGTCGTCTTCTTCGCCGGCGACGACGCACCGTCGAAGGCCGCCTTCGACGAAATGGTGTCCGGTCTCGGCTTCGCGCCGATCGACCTGGGAGGCCTGCGAGACGGCGGTGCCCTCCTCCAACTCGGTGGCGCGCTGAGTGGCAAACACTTCCTTTTCCAGGGGTGA